The nucleotide window CACTCGATGACGACGCCGACGCTGCCGTCGTGGTGGACGTACCCGCCGTACACGCCGCCGTCGAGCTTCTGGAAGCGGTGCAACACCATCTTCTCGCGGATCACGCCGACCACCGCCTCGATCCGCGTCTGCACGGTCCCGCCGCCGAGCGGTTCGACCAGCAGCGACGCCACGTCGGCGGTTTTGGTCGCCGCGGCCGCCTTCGCGAGGTCGGCGGTCAGCGCGACGAACTGGTCGCTCTTGGCCGACGGGGCGCTCTCGCACCGCATCTCGACGATCGCGGCGACCTTTGCGGCGTTGTCCGCGAACACGCCGATCCGGCCCTCGGCCGTTTCGTTGCCTTCCCGCTTGGCGGTCATCTTCGAGTTCTGCTTTTGCAGCCACTCGATGGCCTTCTCCATGTCGCCGGTGCTCTCGTCGAGCGCCTGCTTGCACAGACCCATCGGCTGGTCGGTACGGTCGCGGAGTTGTTTCACCATCTGCGGGGTCACGGCCGCCATCGCTAATCTCCGAAGTTCCAAAGTCAGTGTTCCAAGTTCCAAGTTATCCACAAACCCAGCTAGTGTCCGCTGCCCAAACAGCGAGGCGGACGCAACCGGGGGGAACAACTCGGAACTCGGAACGGTTGAATCAGACCGCGCCGGCGGGGGCGGGGTTCGTGTCGGTCGGGGGCTGTTGGGGTTGCTGCCGGGGCG belongs to Gemmata obscuriglobus and includes:
- the tsf gene encoding translation elongation factor Ts; this encodes MAAVTPQMVKQLRDRTDQPMGLCKQALDESTGDMEKAIEWLQKQNSKMTAKREGNETAEGRIGVFADNAAKVAAIVEMRCESAPSAKSDQFVALTADLAKAAAATKTADVASLLVEPLGGGTVQTRIEAVVGVIREKMVLHRFQKLDGGVYGGYVHHDGSVGVVIECKGETANDELLRDVAAHIAALNPPYAVTSDVPADVVEKEKGLVKADMDADPKNAGKPANILEKIAEGKLRTRLSEIVLSEQPMANSGKYPNTSVGAALKKAGLEPVRFVRFKVGAVAL